Proteins from one Arthrobacter sp. Soc17.1.1.1 genomic window:
- a CDS encoding TIGR01777 family oxidoreductase, producing the protein MSTTPDISTDITTDISTVVIAGASGFIGSHLVRRFTEAGVEVRTIGRAGPAVWGDMQGIAAALDGADLLVNLAGRSVNCRYNKRNADVIFSSRVDTTEELGRALAQCRMGGGTPPPVWINASTGTIYRHATDRPQSEDDGELGTGFSVSVARAWERAQADADVPGVRKVALRISIVLGPGSVMTPLTVLARTGLGGPMGTGSQKFSWVHLEDLFRAVVFIAVTPSLSGPVNVAAPEVVTNAQLMAAVRQRLHVPAGLRTPAWLLGLGGMIIRTEAELVLKSRWVSPRRLLDAGFRFTYPTLGPALDDILARDRVAAPEPVRAD; encoded by the coding sequence ATGAGCACCACCCCTGACATCAGCACGGACATCACCACGGACATCAGCACGGTCGTCATCGCAGGCGCCTCGGGCTTCATCGGCAGCCACCTCGTGCGCCGCTTCACCGAGGCCGGCGTGGAGGTCCGGACCATCGGCCGCGCCGGGCCCGCCGTGTGGGGCGACATGCAGGGCATCGCGGCCGCGCTCGACGGCGCCGACCTCCTCGTCAACCTCGCCGGGCGCAGCGTGAACTGCCGGTACAACAAGCGGAACGCGGACGTGATCTTCTCCTCCCGCGTGGACACCACGGAGGAACTCGGGCGTGCGCTCGCGCAGTGCCGTATGGGTGGCGGCACACCCCCGCCGGTCTGGATCAACGCCAGCACCGGCACCATCTACCGTCATGCGACGGACCGGCCGCAGTCGGAGGACGACGGCGAGCTCGGCACCGGCTTCTCGGTCTCGGTGGCGCGGGCCTGGGAGAGGGCGCAGGCCGACGCCGACGTGCCGGGCGTGCGGAAGGTCGCGCTGCGCATCTCGATCGTGCTCGGTCCCGGCAGCGTGATGACGCCCCTGACGGTCCTCGCCCGCACCGGGCTCGGCGGCCCCATGGGGACGGGGTCGCAGAAGTTCAGCTGGGTGCACCTCGAGGATCTCTTCCGCGCGGTGGTCTTCATCGCCGTCACGCCGTCGCTCTCCGGCCCCGTGAACGTCGCGGCCCCGGAGGTGGTGACGAACGCGCAGCTCATGGCGGCCGTCCGGCAGCGCCTGCACGTCCCCGCCGGGCTGCGGACCCCCGCCTGGCTCCTGGGCCTCGGCGGCATGATCATCCGCACCGAGGCGGAGCTCGTGCTCAAGAGCCGCTGGGTGAGCCCGCGCAGACTGCTCGACGCCGGCTTCCGCTTCACCTACCCCACCCTGGGTCCTGCGCTCGACGACATCCTCGCCCGCGACCGGGTGGCCGCCCCTGAGCCGGTTCGGGCAGACTAG
- a CDS encoding TetR/AcrR family transcriptional regulator, whose translation MPTPTAKSEATRELLVSTALRLFREVGYEKTTMRAIAAAANVSTGSAYYYFASKDDLVHELYRSLQEEHRTRVLPLLREGQNLGELLRLVLNSGIDVMAPYHDFGSNFIGIAIKPSATTSPFGSESAVARARAIALFRQAVALSRPQPPLAIRDDLPELLWYAYMAVTLFWVYDSSPGQARTRRLIHQAAPLISKLVILSRLPVVRKIVEDIVQLIRGTRE comes from the coding sequence ATGCCCACGCCGACCGCCAAGAGCGAAGCCACGAGGGAGTTGCTGGTGTCCACCGCGCTCAGGCTCTTCCGCGAGGTCGGGTACGAGAAGACCACCATGCGCGCCATCGCCGCGGCCGCGAACGTCTCGACCGGGAGTGCGTACTACTACTTCGCCTCCAAGGACGACCTCGTGCACGAGCTCTACCGCAGCCTGCAGGAGGAACACCGCACCCGCGTGCTGCCGCTGCTGCGCGAGGGCCAGAACCTCGGGGAGCTGCTGCGCCTCGTACTCAACTCGGGGATCGACGTCATGGCGCCGTACCACGACTTCGGCTCGAACTTCATCGGCATCGCCATCAAGCCCTCGGCGACGACGAGCCCTTTCGGCAGTGAATCCGCCGTCGCGCGCGCCCGGGCCATCGCCCTGTTCCGGCAGGCCGTGGCCCTGTCGCGGCCGCAGCCGCCCCTCGCCATCCGCGACGACCTGCCCGAGCTCCTCTGGTACGCCTACATGGCCGTGACGCTCTTCTGGGTCTACGACTCCTCCCCCGGACAGGCCCGCACGCGCCGGCTCATCCATCAGGCCGCGCCGCTGATCTCGAAACTCGTGATCCTCTCGCGGCTGCCCGTGGTCCGGAAGATCGTCGAGGACATCGTGCAGCTGATCCGCGGGACACGCGAGTGA
- the tgt gene encoding tRNA guanosine(34) transglycosylase Tgt — protein MHPQSQQSSFSFTVSSRLEETTPGAGSGARRHGRTGTITTPHGEIRTPAFIPVGTKATVKSVLPGAMAELGAQALLANAYHLYLQPGADILDEAGGLGAFMNWPGPTFTDSGGFQVMSLGSGFKKVITMDVPVDADKAGADDRVAVGKERLAHIDDDGVWFKSHLNGDRHRFTPEISMQVQHQLGADVMFAFDELTTLMNSRGYQEESLERTRLWALRCIAEHQRLTAERSHRPYQALFGVIQGAQYEDLRRKASADLGGMDFDGFGIGGALEKENLGTILGWCSDELPENKPRHLLGISEPDDLFTGIENGADTFDCVSPTRVARNSAFYTPDGRWNLSNARFRRDFTPLVEGCDCYTCTHYTRAYIHHLFKAKEMVSATLISIHNERFVVRMVDDARAAIEDGTFYDLKAEVLGRYYA, from the coding sequence GTGCATCCACAGTCCCAGCAGTCCTCGTTCTCCTTCACCGTCTCCAGCCGACTCGAGGAGACGACGCCGGGGGCCGGCAGCGGCGCCAGGCGGCACGGGCGCACCGGGACCATCACCACGCCGCACGGGGAGATCCGGACGCCCGCCTTCATCCCCGTCGGCACGAAGGCGACGGTGAAGTCGGTGCTCCCCGGCGCCATGGCCGAGCTCGGCGCCCAGGCGCTCCTGGCCAACGCGTACCACCTGTACCTGCAGCCCGGCGCGGACATCCTCGACGAGGCCGGAGGGCTGGGCGCCTTCATGAACTGGCCGGGCCCCACCTTCACCGACTCCGGCGGCTTCCAGGTCATGAGCCTCGGCTCGGGGTTCAAGAAGGTCATCACCATGGACGTCCCCGTGGACGCCGACAAGGCCGGGGCGGACGACCGCGTGGCCGTCGGCAAGGAGCGCCTGGCCCATATCGACGACGACGGCGTGTGGTTCAAGAGCCACCTGAACGGCGACCGCCACCGGTTCACGCCCGAGATCTCGATGCAGGTGCAGCACCAGCTCGGCGCGGACGTGATGTTCGCCTTCGACGAGCTCACCACGCTGATGAACTCGCGCGGCTACCAGGAGGAGTCCCTCGAGCGGACGCGCCTGTGGGCCCTGCGCTGCATCGCCGAGCACCAGCGGTTGACGGCCGAACGCAGCCACCGCCCCTACCAGGCACTCTTCGGCGTCATCCAGGGCGCGCAGTACGAGGACCTGCGCCGGAAGGCGTCCGCCGATCTCGGGGGCATGGACTTCGACGGCTTCGGCATCGGCGGGGCGCTCGAGAAGGAGAACCTCGGGACGATCCTCGGCTGGTGCAGCGACGAGCTGCCGGAGAACAAGCCGCGGCACCTGCTCGGCATCTCCGAGCCGGACGACCTCTTCACGGGTATCGAGAACGGTGCGGACACGTTCGACTGCGTCTCCCCCACCCGCGTGGCCAGGAACTCCGCGTTCTACACACCGGACGGCCGCTGGAATCTCTCGAACGCCCGGTTCCGCCGTGATTTCACGCCCCTGGTCGAGGGCTGCGACTGCTACACGTGCACCCACTACACCCGCGCCTACATCCACCACCTCTTCAAGGCCAAGGAGATGGTGTCGGCGACGCTGATCTCCATCCACAACGAGCGTTTCGTGGTGCGGATGGTCGACGACGCGAGGGCGGCCATCGAGGACGGCACGTTCTACGACCTGAAGGCGGAGGTGCTGGGGAGGTACTACGCCTGA
- a CDS encoding DUF6707 family protein gives MMDKTGRTGLRAVPAEALTAGDVLALPGGGDLAEVSAVAVENDDFGVPALVVATIDGGRRISIATGSMVYLEPADAEIGVSAVAADHGSPEALVAQIALAHPDSDAIQKVAGRLARGINLKSGSNLQDLHQLALALLIDEGDTASALTVADLLAELPFDGNFGRWKWIEGGLAIAAYLTRHDDARSARYSAAIRAADDAETDPLRAKTSAMYRQRQLNEPNVYDPEILRASAAGKTDVERDWRVLRIGVLLYLRAHGGSETLSRDVLERRIAAELAAVGALNDQLA, from the coding sequence ATGATGGACAAGACAGGCAGGACAGGACTGCGCGCGGTCCCGGCGGAGGCGCTCACGGCAGGCGACGTCCTGGCGCTCCCCGGCGGGGGCGACTTGGCGGAGGTCTCCGCCGTCGCGGTAGAGAACGACGATTTCGGGGTACCCGCACTCGTCGTCGCGACGATCGACGGAGGCCGCCGCATCTCGATCGCCACGGGCTCGATGGTCTACCTCGAACCGGCGGACGCCGAGATCGGCGTCTCCGCCGTCGCCGCCGACCACGGCTCCCCCGAGGCGCTCGTGGCGCAGATCGCGCTGGCGCATCCCGACAGCGATGCGATCCAGAAGGTGGCGGGGCGCCTGGCGCGCGGCATCAACCTCAAGTCCGGCAGCAACCTCCAGGATCTGCACCAGCTCGCGCTCGCCCTGCTGATCGACGAGGGCGACACCGCGTCGGCGCTGACCGTCGCCGACCTCCTCGCGGAGCTGCCCTTCGACGGGAACTTCGGGCGGTGGAAGTGGATCGAGGGAGGCCTCGCGATCGCCGCCTACCTCACCCGGCACGACGACGCCCGCTCGGCCCGGTACTCCGCCGCGATCCGGGCGGCCGACGACGCCGAGACGGACCCGCTGCGCGCCAAGACCTCCGCCATGTACCGGCAGCGCCAGCTCAACGAGCCGAACGTGTACGACCCGGAGATCCTGCGCGCCTCGGCGGCGGGGAAGACCGACGTCGAGCGTGACTGGCGGGTGCTGCGCATCGGTGTGCTGCTCTACCTACGGGCCCACGGCGGGTCCGAGACGCTCAGCCGCGACGTCCTGGAGCGGCGGATCGCCGCGGAGCTCGCCGCCGTCGGGGCGCTCAACGACCAGCTCGCGTAG
- a CDS encoding NUDIX hydrolase family protein: MNVRTPDPNPGWLSEEDLYEARRRLPMVYVEAIPVRCDALGYVNEVGLLLQANEQGEMLRTFVSGRVMYRETIRAALLRHLEKDLGPLALPQLAPSPLPFTIAEYFPSPSETGLTDDRQHAVALAYIIPVTGECAPRQDALELSWLTPAEALGPAIQSELSGGRGDLLRQALAHAGWGR, from the coding sequence ATGAACGTACGCACCCCTGACCCCAACCCGGGCTGGCTCTCCGAAGAAGACCTGTACGAGGCCCGCCGCCGTCTGCCCATGGTCTACGTCGAGGCGATCCCGGTGCGCTGCGACGCGCTGGGCTACGTCAACGAGGTGGGTCTGCTGCTGCAGGCGAACGAGCAGGGCGAGATGCTGCGGACCTTCGTCTCCGGCCGCGTGATGTACCGGGAGACCATCCGGGCCGCGCTGCTGCGCCACCTCGAGAAGGATCTGGGGCCGCTCGCCCTGCCGCAGCTGGCGCCGTCGCCCCTGCCCTTCACGATCGCGGAGTACTTCCCGTCCCCGTCCGAGACGGGCCTGACCGACGACCGCCAGCACGCCGTCGCCCTCGCGTACATCATCCCGGTGACCGGCGAGTGCGCACCGCGGCAGGACGCGCTCGAGCTGTCCTGGCTGACGCCCGCCGAGGCGCTGGGCCCCGCCATCCAGTCCGAGCTCTCGGGCGGACGCGGCGATCTGCTGCGCCAGGCGCTCGCGCATGCCGGCTGGGGCCGCTGA
- a CDS encoding VOC family protein, which translates to MLRVRPLVHTSDATGAADLLRALGLTPATEPVTDSSSAVFDAAGGRVALRSCRPGSTDDGGTALAFDVGDVREFARRTEESGTAAELTEEGDGPAARITTPDGMSFLAAAGPRGTGALQSRLSVLAVWHTPDVGPAVRVLRDIGARPRISSAAGTWHDFRAKNGGLVAVHAAERMEVELAFEHDGDVRDLLGGLAGGGFEPVMVDGSHGRSLRVRAPWGADVRINECLRHFDGYTVHRQG; encoded by the coding sequence ATGCTCCGCGTGCGCCCCCTCGTCCATACCTCCGACGCCACCGGCGCGGCGGATCTCCTCCGGGCCCTCGGCCTGACCCCTGCGACCGAGCCCGTCACCGACAGCTCGTCTGCGGTGTTCGACGCCGCCGGCGGCCGCGTGGCCCTGCGCTCCTGCCGGCCGGGCAGCACGGACGACGGAGGGACCGCCCTCGCGTTCGACGTCGGCGATGTGCGGGAGTTCGCCCGGCGGACGGAGGAGTCCGGGACCGCCGCCGAACTGACCGAGGAGGGCGATGGCCCGGCCGCGCGGATCACCACCCCGGACGGCATGTCCTTCCTCGCCGCTGCCGGCCCTCGCGGGACGGGCGCCCTGCAGTCCCGGCTGTCGGTCCTTGCCGTCTGGCACACACCCGACGTCGGTCCGGCCGTCAGGGTCCTGCGGGACATCGGGGCGAGACCGAGGATCAGCTCCGCTGCGGGCACCTGGCACGACTTCCGGGCGAAGAACGGTGGCCTCGTGGCCGTCCATGCCGCCGAGCGCATGGAGGTGGAGCTCGCGTTCGAGCACGACGGCGACGTGCGGGACCTGCTGGGGGGCCTCGCCGGCGGCGGTTTCGAGCCCGTGATGGTCGACGGGAGCCACGGGAGGTCGCTGCGGGTCCGCGCTCCCTGGGGTGCCGACGTGCGGATCAACGAGTGCCTGCGGCATTTCGACGGGTACACGGTGCACCGACAGGGCTGA
- a CDS encoding YdeI/OmpD-associated family protein, whose translation MKADLPELLLPDTAAWRRWLEDNHESSPGVWLIEHKKGGTTTTLTYAQALDEALCFGWIDGQAKTRDGGSYLQRFTPRGPRSIWSVRNRTYVDRLRAEGRMREAGERAVAAAQADGRWERAYAGPATAEMSPELMAAIEADAGALATYRTLSSQNRYAMIFRLTQLKTDAAKERNIAKFVAMLSRGETVYPQGRRNGESAK comes from the coding sequence ATGAAGGCCGACCTCCCCGAACTCCTCCTGCCCGACACCGCCGCCTGGCGCCGCTGGCTGGAGGACAACCACGAGTCCTCGCCGGGCGTCTGGCTGATCGAGCACAAGAAGGGCGGGACGACGACGACCCTCACCTACGCGCAGGCCCTCGACGAGGCGCTCTGCTTCGGCTGGATCGACGGGCAGGCGAAGACCCGCGACGGGGGCAGCTACCTGCAGCGCTTCACGCCCCGCGGTCCGCGGAGCATCTGGTCGGTCCGCAACCGGACCTACGTGGACAGGCTGCGCGCCGAGGGGCGGATGCGCGAGGCGGGGGAGCGGGCTGTCGCCGCGGCCCAGGCCGACGGTCGATGGGAGCGCGCATACGCCGGCCCCGCGACCGCGGAGATGTCCCCCGAACTCATGGCCGCGATCGAGGCCGACGCCGGGGCGCTCGCCACCTACCGCACCCTGTCGTCACAGAACCGGTACGCCATGATCTTCCGCCTGACCCAACTGAAGACCGATGCGGCGAAGGAGAGGAACATCGCGAAGTTCGTCGCGATGCTGTCCAGGGGCGAGACCGTCTACCCGCAGGGCAGGAGAAACGGCGAGAGCGCGAAATAG
- a CDS encoding Ig-like domain-containing protein, which yields MCLAVVLGTGSVIALSVAVAPGAHAARIANVTDNGTGYTQTFTQANTDNITGTWVLGGATVQGATGGSTSALPVRGTSATTFTPALPDGTIVTQIDTGPVNCTPRGNTNVYCPGSGTITVNFSKPVTNPVFHVAGLGGNASTNNVVQNTYSAYGTLSSVPAGATLGAPAAGSTSLEVVNGNQFRTNVNQPGTTCNATIPAGCGSMVINGANLTQVTFTMGIKVYGGTSALAATNLDQYNAFVTLQDQPVPVAAPDTNTTKRNTPVTTSILANDAPSTGRTLVPGSVTLFATGTTPAANVKTLTIPNEGTYTVNATGQVVFTPLATFVGTATPINYRVSDSDNSTATSTLTVTVTADPPGPVADTPTTSQGVPVTFDPTVNDNGVDSPINKASVRLLDRATGQFGTNVTVAGEGTYTVSAAGDVTFTPVATFSGTATAVTYRVANQSGATATSTITPTVTLGATITVRKNLPTRTAAGDQFTLSLRTGTTVLASATTSGTAAGIQAAQISRALVQPGSTYTISEAQTSGAGLGYSNAYECTRAGTVIASGAGAAGTITMPTEAGADVVCTFTNTAQTARLFCDTNHFYSITTAGALEQADIVSGGLAPVGTWPGVAGANALGIGSGGNVAYAIDQSADRSDVTSILKWTPGGGFATVPNTSYLTVAGGVEIAGDIVAGAVDPKSGRYLFGKFANQRFHIWSFTDTSNATGFAYVGSFPTGNAPNGNGDMAFDAEGNLSVIGAATVNSATNAAIYTVTARALADGGDLVVSTSAVKQLGGTDGAFTDFRGVAFSPRGTVYLADAASAYEFDATTWTRVGGTPRIPIPSTSTSFDLASCSSPATITVQKNVVGRQSATDQFTLTASAPSQPAFAAVTTAGTDTGRQVAQIGPFPVPIGTTVTINETMASGSPITAYTTIYECYSDGVRLSTGTTATGTVTMPNRLSASVNCTYFNSPAPVSTVRITKTIQEFSGLTRPGVGWTVGTTATATAGTATALPSQSLTQPASTQQTNADGRASWTVLYGSTTSRATVVVSEIQQAGFAFVSGSCTGVTGPVVFTQTGSTISASLASVAPSAVIDCTIVNRPTASLTLVKQVAFGSAQPTDWTLSATGPSGALPGPSGRSGSATASGIAVTPGAAYRLSETGGPLTYVQTGAWQCRTGTGAAVEVSAAGEVVPISGATITCTVTNSTASITLLKQVQNPRPGFQAPDWRVIATPAALAGGVLPTESRAGAEYVASGNPANTFFVRPGHSYTLSEAVTDPTRPLAYQELRLEQLTGSTWTPVSSRTISAPAAGQTAVYRFVNAPVEPTRLPLTGGTSADAYYIGGSVLVILALAFSVWHRRQRRGGAFR from the coding sequence ATGTGCCTTGCGGTCGTGCTCGGCACGGGCTCCGTCATCGCGCTGTCCGTCGCCGTCGCGCCGGGTGCGCATGCGGCACGGATCGCCAATGTGACGGACAACGGCACGGGCTACACGCAGACCTTCACGCAGGCCAATACCGACAACATCACGGGGACCTGGGTTCTGGGTGGAGCCACAGTCCAGGGTGCGACCGGCGGCTCGACGTCCGCACTTCCGGTCCGCGGTACGTCGGCGACAACCTTCACCCCCGCGCTTCCCGATGGCACCATCGTCACGCAGATCGACACCGGCCCGGTGAACTGCACGCCGAGAGGCAACACCAACGTGTACTGCCCGGGGTCGGGCACCATCACGGTGAATTTCAGCAAGCCCGTGACGAATCCCGTGTTCCACGTGGCAGGTCTCGGCGGTAATGCCTCGACCAACAATGTGGTTCAGAACACCTACTCGGCGTACGGCACGCTGTCCTCGGTGCCGGCGGGCGCCACGCTCGGCGCGCCCGCCGCGGGTTCAACCAGCCTCGAGGTGGTCAATGGCAACCAGTTCCGCACCAACGTGAACCAGCCCGGCACTACCTGCAATGCCACGATCCCCGCAGGCTGCGGCAGCATGGTCATCAACGGGGCGAACCTCACCCAGGTCACGTTCACCATGGGCATCAAGGTGTACGGCGGAACCAGCGCGCTCGCGGCAACCAACCTCGATCAGTACAACGCCTTCGTGACGCTGCAGGATCAGCCCGTTCCCGTCGCCGCGCCCGACACCAACACCACCAAGCGCAACACCCCGGTGACCACGTCGATCCTCGCCAACGATGCGCCCAGCACCGGCAGGACCCTCGTCCCCGGCTCCGTGACCCTCTTCGCAACCGGCACCACCCCTGCCGCCAACGTGAAGACGCTGACCATCCCGAACGAGGGCACCTACACGGTCAACGCGACCGGCCAGGTCGTCTTCACCCCCCTTGCAACGTTCGTCGGAACCGCGACGCCCATCAACTACCGGGTCTCGGACTCCGACAACTCCACCGCGACGTCCACCCTCACGGTCACGGTGACCGCCGACCCGCCCGGCCCTGTCGCCGACACGCCGACCACCAGCCAGGGCGTGCCTGTCACCTTCGACCCCACGGTCAACGACAACGGCGTCGACTCGCCCATCAACAAGGCCTCCGTCCGGCTCCTCGATCGCGCGACCGGCCAGTTCGGTACCAATGTCACCGTCGCGGGCGAGGGCACCTACACCGTCAGCGCCGCCGGTGACGTCACGTTCACGCCCGTGGCCACCTTCTCCGGCACGGCCACCGCCGTGACCTACCGCGTCGCCAACCAGTCCGGGGCCACCGCGACCTCCACCATCACCCCGACGGTCACCCTCGGAGCGACCATCACGGTGCGCAAGAACCTGCCGACGCGGACGGCGGCGGGAGACCAGTTCACCCTGTCGCTGCGAACGGGGACGACCGTGCTCGCGTCGGCCACGACCTCCGGCACAGCCGCCGGCATCCAGGCGGCGCAGATCAGCCGCGCGCTGGTGCAGCCCGGTTCGACGTACACGATCTCCGAGGCACAGACCTCCGGCGCGGGCCTCGGCTACTCCAACGCCTACGAGTGCACCCGGGCCGGCACCGTGATCGCGTCCGGGGCAGGGGCCGCAGGCACCATCACCATGCCCACCGAGGCGGGGGCCGACGTCGTCTGCACCTTCACGAACACGGCCCAGACTGCGCGCCTCTTCTGCGACACGAACCACTTCTACTCCATCACCACCGCCGGTGCGCTGGAACAGGCCGACATCGTCTCGGGAGGTCTTGCCCCGGTCGGTACCTGGCCGGGCGTTGCAGGGGCGAACGCCCTCGGTATCGGCTCGGGCGGGAATGTCGCCTACGCGATCGACCAATCGGCCGATCGGAGCGACGTGACATCGATCCTCAAGTGGACCCCGGGTGGGGGTTTCGCGACGGTACCGAACACCTCGTACCTGACAGTGGCCGGCGGGGTCGAGATCGCCGGTGACATCGTCGCCGGTGCGGTCGACCCGAAGAGCGGCCGCTATCTCTTCGGCAAGTTCGCCAATCAGCGGTTCCATATCTGGAGCTTCACCGACACCTCGAATGCCACCGGCTTTGCCTACGTGGGTTCGTTCCCCACCGGCAACGCGCCCAACGGGAACGGTGACATGGCGTTCGACGCTGAAGGCAACCTGTCCGTGATCGGCGCGGCTACGGTCAACTCCGCAACCAATGCAGCGATCTACACGGTCACTGCCAGGGCCCTCGCCGATGGCGGCGATCTCGTGGTGAGCACGTCGGCGGTCAAGCAACTGGGCGGCACGGACGGCGCCTTCACAGATTTCCGAGGTGTCGCGTTCTCGCCGCGTGGCACCGTCTATCTGGCCGATGCAGCCAGTGCCTACGAGTTCGACGCCACGACGTGGACTCGTGTCGGTGGCACACCGCGCATACCCATCCCGTCCACCTCCACTTCCTTCGACCTCGCGAGCTGCTCGTCGCCGGCGACGATCACCGTGCAGAAGAACGTGGTCGGGCGTCAGTCTGCCACCGACCAGTTCACGCTGACGGCATCGGCACCATCGCAGCCGGCGTTCGCCGCGGTGACGACCGCCGGCACGGACACCGGGCGGCAGGTCGCGCAGATCGGACCGTTCCCCGTCCCGATCGGCACCACGGTGACGATCAACGAAACCATGGCCTCCGGTTCCCCCATCACTGCGTACACCACGATCTACGAGTGCTACTCCGACGGTGTGCGGCTGAGTACGGGCACCACCGCGACCGGCACCGTCACGATGCCGAACCGGCTCAGCGCGAGCGTCAACTGCACGTACTTCAACTCTCCTGCTCCGGTGTCGACGGTGCGGATCACGAAGACGATCCAGGAGTTCTCCGGCCTCACCCGCCCAGGTGTCGGTTGGACCGTGGGTACGACGGCGACCGCGACCGCCGGCACCGCGACGGCCCTGCCCAGCCAGTCGCTGACACAGCCGGCGTCGACCCAGCAGACGAATGCCGATGGCAGGGCGAGCTGGACGGTGCTGTACGGCTCGACGACGTCCCGGGCGACGGTCGTCGTCTCGGAGATCCAGCAGGCGGGCTTCGCCTTCGTCAGCGGCTCGTGCACGGGGGTGACGGGCCCGGTCGTCTTCACCCAGACGGGGTCGACCATCAGTGCCAGCCTCGCGTCGGTGGCGCCCTCCGCGGTGATCGATTGCACGATCGTCAACCGGCCCACGGCGTCCCTCACGCTCGTCAAGCAGGTGGCCTTCGGGTCCGCGCAGCCGACCGACTGGACCCTGAGCGCCACCGGCCCCAGCGGGGCCCTGCCTGGGCCCTCCGGACGCTCGGGCAGTGCAACAGCCTCGGGAATCGCGGTGACTCCCGGTGCTGCCTACCGGCTGAGCGAAACCGGCGGTCCGCTCACCTACGTCCAGACGGGCGCCTGGCAGTGCCGCACAGGAACCGGGGCCGCCGTCGAGGTCTCTGCCGCGGGAGAGGTCGTCCCGATCTCCGGGGCCACGATCACCTGCACGGTGACGAACTCGACGGCATCCATCACGCTGCTCAAGCAGGTCCAGAACCCACGGCCGGGCTTCCAGGCCCCGGACTGGAGGGTCATCGCGACCCCGGCCGCCCTGGCTGGGGGAGTCCTGCCGACGGAGAGCCGGGCCGGCGCCGAGTACGTCGCCTCGGGCAACCCGGCGAACACCTTCTTCGTGCGACCGGGCCACAGCTACACGCTGTCGGAGGCGGTCACCGATCCTACGCGGCCACTCGCGTACCAGGAACTTCGTCTCGAGCAGCTGACAGGGTCGACGTGGACCCCGGTGTCGTCACGAACAATCTCCGCTCCGGCGGCGGGTCAGACGGCGGTCTACCGTTTCGTCAACGCCCCCGTGGAGCCCACCAGACTGCCGCTCACCGGCGGCACGAGCGCCGACGCGTACTACATCGGAGGAAGTGTGCTGGTCATCCTGGCACTCGCCTTCTCCGTGTGGCACAGGCGTCAACGAAGGGGAGGCGCCTTCCGGTGA